TGCAAAACACATTAGAAGAAATAGTTGATTTTTTAAAAGCAGACCCCCGCAATTCTATAGATATTTTCAACTACGAAAATCAAGATGAAAAATACTATAAAAAACTTTCCTATGCTGATTTAACAGGAAAAGCGAGTTCTCTAAAAGATTTACTTTCTCAATTACATTACACACACAACCTTGCTGCTTTAGGGATACAGAAATTTAAGCCTAACGGAAGTTCAAAACGCAAAGTTGATTTGTGTATAAGAATTAATAGTACAGAAAACAAAATGCCAGAGAAGGTGGTTCATGAAACAGTGCGTGCAATAGAAAATCAGCCACCTATTGCACCGCCTGTTTCTAATTTAACCTATTATCAACAAAATCAAGGTATGAATGCCGCAATGGGAATGTCCATGCCAGAGGTAATTCAATTACATACTACTGCTGCAGCGCACGAGACATTAAAAGAAAGATTTAGTGATTTAAAAGCAAAACACAATAGGCAAGAGTTAAAGTTTGATGAATTGTCTTCTGAAAACAGAAAACTAAAGGCAGCGATAGAAATTGCAGATCAGGTAAAGGAATTAGCGTTAAAAGAAGAACGCTTAAATAAAAAACCACTCCTTGATCCCGCTATAATTAATAAAGCCCTTGAAATGGCGGGTAATTTTTTACCAGGACCAGAAGGAGCATCAGTCGGTATGGCGGCGCCAGATTTAACTGAAGGATTATCAGAGGATAAAAAAGCCTTTGTTCATTTAATAAAATCTAACAATATAAATGATGCGTTCGCAAAACAACTATCCTTTTTAACGGTAGCAATGCTGCGCGTCGCACCCTTTAAAACTGAATTAGAAGCGTTAATAAAAAAACATAACATACAAGAATTGGTAAAATAATGGGAAGTTTTAAAGTAGAAGTATCAGGGAAAGACATTGTGGATAAAATGAATAGACAATCCGCTTTAGCAACAATAAACAAGCATGGATCAACAGAAGCATTGATTCTTTTAGCGGAAATGGTAGAAAAGCCAGGCGCAAGTAACAAGTTTGTTAAAAACGGTAACATGTTAAAAAGCTTTATTTAAACCAAAAGCAATGAAAAATCAAGGAATGGGAAACCCTTTAGCGATCACAGCAGCAACTACAGTCGTAAATTCAAAAGAAGGACAAAAAGCAATTGGACAAGGAGTGAATGCGGTTAAAGTGATTTTACTTGGTTTAGGAGTTATTGCGGGATTACGCTTGGCAAACAGCCAATATAAAAAGCTACGAGCAAGCAACTTTGCAAGAAATAATGCAGGGAATCCGAATTTAACGGCAGCAGCTATTATTTACGAATCATTTACTAGAATTGGTTTTCCAGCATCAAGCTTATTAAGTATGCTGATTTCATCGATAAATATTTCAACAGATGAAGCAGCGTTAAATGATATTGCTACCAAAGTATCGAATATCAAAGCGGTATCACACGCCTATTATATACTGTTTGATCGTAATTTATTTACAGATGTCCGCAAAGGATTAGACACCGAAGAATTAAAACGATTTTGGGGTATTATTAGTTCGAGTTCAAAAAATGAAAATGTCACCACACTATACCCCATAGGAAGCATACTTTATTGCGCAGACAAAAACGGTATTACCGTAAACCAAGCCGCAAAAGAAAATGGAAAATGGAAAGGCACAGGTATTTTTTATGATAAACTAAAGTTTAGGGAGGAAGTAGGAAAGATAATCGCGCACGGAGTATACACATACAAAGATAAAAGTAAAGAAAATTACAACACCAAAGAAAATTACTACATCGTTGATGGATATTTTTGGCCTCGTCCATTTTATAGGACTGGTGTCGTTGTACAGCATCAAATTACAAACGAAAAAAAATAAAAATGTTTAGAAAGCAAGGAAAAATAATAGATGAAACAGGTATGGGAATACCTGGTGTTCATGTATCCGTTGAAGGAGATCCTTTAGCGGGAACTACGACCGATATAGATGGTAATTATTCTTTATTAGTAGGAAGTGAAGCAACGCTAAACTTTTCGCATTTAGGTAAAGGAATTAAGACAATTGCAGCTTCAGCAGTACCCGAAGTATTAAAACTGGATGCCAGTTTTGATATGCTAGACGAAGTTGTTTTAGACGTACCACCACCCAAAAGTTATCTCGGATGGAAGATTTTTGGAGGTATCGCAGGGACATTGTTACTGGTTGGTTTGTTATCAAAGAATGATGAAGAAAAAAAAGAAAAGAACGTTAAAAAAGTAGTTTTATAATGGAGAAATTAATTTACCAAGATAAAGTTTCAGCTTCGTTTATATCGAAGTTAAAATTAGTAGCGGATCAATTAAATGTAAATCCTAATTGGTTAATGGCTATTATCAATTTTGAAAGTGCAGGAACATTTAGCCCATCCATTAAAAACCCTTTTGGGTATGTTGGTTTAATTCAATTCGGTAAATCAGCAGCTCAAAGAATTGGAACAACGGTAGAGGATTTAGAAAACATGACAGCAGAACAGCAACTGGACTATGTTTACTTGTATTATAAACCCTACAAAAGAAAGATTAAGAACTACATTGATTTGTACTTGGCAACTTTATTTCCAGTTGCGATCGGAAAACCTTCAAATTATGTTCTTCAGACAAGACATTTACCTGCTGAAAGAGTAGCAAAAGCAAATCCAATTTTTGATATCAATAAAGATCATAAAATTACTGTTCAAGAAATTGAAACGAAGCTTTTAAAACATATTCCTGGGGGTTGGAGAAAGGTATTTGTAAAAAAAAAGGCAACCTGCTAACCGTTTTCCTTCTCGTAGGTATTGGCTTTGGAATTTATAAAATAACACAACAAGACAATGCAAGAAATGTTTGATTTTTTAGGAATAAAAATAAGTTTATTAATAACAGGCGGTATTTCAGGAATTATAGGCGCAAGAGCAGAAGATAAGAAAGGATTTTTTAATTATCTCTTTCGTGCTTTTGGAGGTGCAATGACAACGACTTACATAACCCCAATGTTGGTGGATTCTTTTCATTTATCAGAAAACTCATCTTATGGAGTAGGTTTTTTGATTGGATTAACCTCCATGAATTTAGTGCAGGTACTTTTAAAAATATGCTCAGACGTTGAATTTATTAAAACCATGATACCTACAAAACGATGAAAAATTTTACAAAATATATTTTATTAATACTGATTGTTTTCCTACTCCTTTTTAATTTGAAAACATGTTACAAACCAGTATCAATAACCACAGAAAAAACAACGATTACCAAGGAAGTAAAACAACGAAAAGATAGTATTTCACACGATACTATTTTTAATATAAAAGAATTAGTGGTCTATGATACTATCAGAAAAACAATCGTTGAATATGTTAAGCAACCACGTAAGAAAAACGAAGTTTTAAAAGAAGTTGTAAAAAGTAAAGACACGTTTAATCTATCAAATGCAACGGTGTATTCGACAATTTTTGCAGAAGGAAAAGTTTTAAAACACGATTTAAAAGTTATTACAAACGATTCCATAATCACCAAAATTACAGAAAGAGAAGTATTTACAGAAAACACAAAAAACACCTTGTTTTTGAATGTAAGTCCATTATTGAGCTTTAATAGTTCGCTTATAGGAGCTGAAGCAACGATTGATTACACCATTAAAAACAAATTTAGAATAGGCGCAGGCGCAGGACTTTTAAATATACCAGGACTAAGCAACACCGCTTTTTATAAAATTTCAATAGGCATCCCATTAAATTAAATCATGGAAACAACAAAACTACCAAACAAAAAAGCAGCAGAAGATAGCTCTTTTCCTACAGGATTAGTTACCGCTGTAATTATTGCAATTATCGGGGTTACAAAATATAATAAGTTCGTAAAATTCATTGATTCTGTACGATTTAGAATTGTGTTAGTTCAAAATAACCAACAAGCGATTACATGTTTTATAAGTCCCTTAAGTTGTCTTAATATTCCTTATAAAATAGAAAACATTGAATTGTTTTTGGATAACCATATTTGGAAAGTTCAAGGCTGTGAATTGCATAAAAAAATAGTAGCGAGCTCCCATATTCCAATAGTATTAAAAGCAATCGCAACAAGCAATAAAACTCCAAATGCGTCAATCATGGCAGTTACCTATTCTTTTTGTGGATTTACATTTAAAAGAGGATATCAGCCTGAAGTATTGAGAAATGAAAACGAGCAAAGACCAACTTCATTTCAGCAAGTATCAAGACCAGACCCACACCAAAAACCTTGTAGCTGTAAAAATAAACATGCATCATAATGAGTAGAGTTATAAAAATAGAGAAAGTAAATAATAGTACCCTGGTAAGCATTACCGAAAAAGGAAACACCCAAACGAGTTATTCATCGATCAGGCGAAATGTAACAAAACATTTAAACGGTGTGCAAATTCAACCAGATCCAGAAGAAGCAGCCTTTAATAATTTTTACATTGATTTAGATGAATTAGAAGATTCTTTCGGGGCAAAAACACCAGAAGCGTTAATTACGGAATTCGCTGTACGAGGTTTTTTTAGTGGCGGCGAATCAACTATTGATAAAACAATTGATTTATCAGGGAGTTCTTTAAAATTTGGTACGATAAAAACAGTACCTCCTATGTCAGATATATCAGATATATACAGAGCGTTAGGCAATCCAAAAGCAAGTAATATTTTTTACCTATGTGAATTAAAGGGAAGTATACTATTTGTACATGATACCTCTAAGGGAGCCTATAATTTTGCCAAAAGAATGCAAGGAACCAATAGGCTTTCTATAAATTCTGAAAACGCTGATGCAATTGATAACTCATTAACCGATTTAAGATTAGATTTAAGTACAGCAAGGTATCGTGTTTATAACTTGGATTATTCAAATTTTGTATTGGGTACCGATTTGCTTTTAAATGAGACCTACGATTTTAATTTTTATTTAACGATATCAGGAGCTTCTTCCTCTACTGATTTAGCGTATACTCAAGCTTCTGAAAATGGTTTGGTAAATTCTAGTACAGGAGAGAGTGCAATAATCCCTTTAGCTAATGTTGATTACGCAGGGTTAATGCCGAATGATTTTATAGAGACAGGTACTTTTCAACCGTCCCTTGTTAATTTAGTAGCGGTCGCTAATGAAACTCCAGATACATTTACTTATGATGCTTATGGCATGTATTACAGGATAGGTAAGGTGCTGCATTTTGAAATAACTATCTTAAATATTAATACGCAAAGAAATGGAGCTCGATCAGGTAATTTTATAATAAAAGGCTTGCCTTATTTCATGTGGTTAGATGTAGCTAAACAACAACCTGTGTTTTCTGATATGCATATTTCTGGGTTAGATACCGATTTAAAAGATTTGTTTTACAACTTTACAGTAAGCAACAGTCATGAGCTGGTTTTGCAGGGGTATAATAGTGTAAACGATAGGAACCAAACAGTAAGAGAAGGGGTGAGTTATAGATTTACAAACGGTAAAATACAGGTAAGAGGTACTTATTTAATATCGACGATTAATAATGATGCCGTTATTAATAGACACATATAACAATAGATAATGAGCCTATTATAAATCACGTAGGATTTTTGTTTTTCTCATTATTAGGAATGCTGTTAATAAAGCTTTGGAGAAAAAAGAATTAAATACTTTAAAAAAATGAAAAAAAAACTAATCATAGGATTAATAGCAGGAGCAGGAATTTACGCAGCTGTAAAGTACCAAAAAGTAAAGGAATCATTAAATGAATTGTCTATAAAAATTAGTGGGATAAGTAATTTAAAAGCAAGTTTCACACAAATTCGATTTAATTTATCTTTTGTTATTCATAACCCAACCAATACCCATATTGGTATTAACACCTATAAACTTTTAAGTTTAAAGCAAATTAAGTTTTATAACAAAACAAACAATGCCTATTTAGGTACAGCAAACGTAAACTTCTCAAACATTCAAATACCTGCAAAACAGACGTTAGAAATTAAAGAAGTACCCACAGCTTTGCCTGTAAAAAATATCTTGTCAAACTTAGCATTGTTCAAAGGAAATATAGAAGAAAACCTCTTGATTAAATTGCAGTTTGAATCACTGGGAAAGCAATTTGAATTAATAGCTTAATATTTATGTTAGAATCACTTATTCAGCAATACAACGCATTAGATAATACCGAAGTAACTAGAGTTTTTTTAACCACTTTTTTAAAACAATTAGCCCTTGTAAAAAATACAACCAAAGAAGCTCGTTTTATGCACGGTAAAATTCAAAGCATTTTAAACGAATTTACAGACGATGCGTTTTTTATTGAGTTGTCAAAAAAAATAAAAACGATAGATGTTGCGGAATTACAAGGAATGGGAATTCCGCTGTACAACCGACCTGTAAAAGATGTTACTCAGGGATTAAATGGTAAAATTAATGCAGTAGACATTTATCAGATGATCACAGATAAGATGATTGCTTTAATAGAAGAAGCAACCGGACACGGTTATCAAAAAAAATGGCAAGAAACGATTAACGAATTTATGTACCCGGTAAACTTTGTATCTAAGAAAGCATACAGAGGCATCAATCATGCGCTTTTAACCATTTTTGGAATGCAAAGTTTTGAGAACCCTTACTTTTTAACCTTCAAACAAATTGAAAAGCTTAAAGGAAAAATTAAGAAAGGATCAAAAGGTCATGAAGTAATTTATTTTACAAAGCTGTTTGTATTTCAACAAGAATCGCCTAAATTAAAAATAGGAACTTACGATGTAAAGCGGTTTGTTTCGTACATCAACAAACATAAAAGTAAAATTAAACACTTTCAAAAAGGAGGGAGTTTAGATTCCTTTATTTATAAATCGACAGTTCCTTTATTAAGATACTACTGTGTGTTTAACGGGTCAGATATTGAAGGAATAGATTTTAAATTAGATGAGTACCGAAAAGAATTTGCCAAAACAGCTAAAGAGAAAATTACAACAGCTGAAGCAATTGTAAAAGCGTATCCAAAACCAAATCCACCGTTAAGACATGGTGGAGATAATGCGTATTACACCCCTACGAATGACTTTGTGCAAATGCCTAAGCTGAATGACTTTGATACTAAGGAAGATTACTATAGAACGTTGTTTCATGAGTTTATTCATAGTACAGGCCATAAAAAAAGATTAGATCGTTTTGTACCTGGTGTAAGTTTTGGAAATGCAGCTTATGCAAAAGAAGAATTAGTGGCAGAATTTGGGGCTATTTTTTTAAGTGCAGAAGCGGGTATTATGTGGCGTAATAATTCTAATCATGCAGAATATATAAAGAATTGGAAAAGTGCTTTAAAACACCTAAAAGAGGATAATAAATTACTCTTTAGAGCAAGTTCACAAGCGCAAAAAGCAACGGACTTTATTTTGCAACGCGATGAAAATGGCGTTCCAAAGTATTTACATGGATTATTAAAAACAGTCAAAAAGAAAGTTACAAGACAAAAAGAAGTTGTGGGAATGAACGCACCCGAAATAATTCTTGATTTACCACCAATTAAAGAAATGATTCTTAGGTTACCACCAAAGCAAGAATTACTTGTTGCAACAAGTAGCAGCAAAATTGCAACAAAACTGCAACAAGAAGAATTTAAAGAAGCAACTGTACAAGCCCCTGTAAATACAGTGCTTTCTGAAGTTGTTGCAGAAAACAAAACACCTTTGTTGCAACAAAACAACAACGTTGCAACAAAACCGCAACAAGTGTTGCATGAATCTAAAAGAGGAACAACAAAGCAACACAAAAATGTTTTGTCTACTTCAGATATTAATAATATGACTTTTGATACGTTGCCTTTTACAGGGGAGTGGGCTAATTTTATGCAAGAACCTGCAAAAACAATGAAATTAGCAATTTGGGGGAAACCTAAAAATGGTAAAACAGCAGGAGCAACAAAACTGGCAAATTACTTGACTAATTTTGGAAGTATACTTTATAATTTTGCAGACCAGGGAATAAATAAAAGTACGCAAGATTTATGGAAGTTATCAGGATTACATGAAAAAGAGAATGCTTTTCTTTCTGAAGCAAGAGAAATAAAAGACCTTGAAAAATTATGTGCTAGTGGAGATTATGATTTTGTTTTTATTGATATGATAAATACCTACATTCATAGAACAGGAATGAAACCTCATGAGTTTGAAGATCGATTTATAAAGAAATTTCCTAATATTTCATTCATTTTAATTTTTGAGGTAACCAAGTCTGGGAATTTTAAAGGAGATCAAGGATGGACGCATTTAACTGATGCATTAATTACGGTTGATAGTTTTGTGATGCATAACCAAGGACGTTATGGAGTAGGTGAGTATGTTGTATGGGAAGAAGGTTTAAGAAAAGTAAACCCTAAGAAGTACAAAGAGTATTTTGGTGAAGAAGAGGAAGAAAAAGAAATCGTTATAGATTTATAAATTCTACTACACTATTTATTTTTTTATGATAAAAAACCCACTCAGTTTTTGAGTGGGATTTTTGTTGCAACAACTTTAAATTCTGTTGCAGTTTTGTTGCAGTTTTGTTGTTGCTTGTTGCAACAGGGTGTTTAATTTTCTATAATATTTTTTAAAAGTACTGTGTTTATTGGTGTTGCAGTGTTGTAAGCGTGCTGCAACAATAATTCGTTTTTGTTGCAACAAATTAATTTATACTATAGGTTTTTATATCCTAGAACTGAAAAAGTTCTTAGAGATAATTGTGGTTAGTAAATTTTTAATTGATAAAAAATCAATTAAATTTGTAAAAAAGTATAATGAAAATATATGTACTAGTACATATATCCCATTGTTGGCAGTAATCTAAAAAAAAAACGAAAACCGAATGAAAAACTTACTTGTAATTACAATTCTACTAATTACAACAAATTTATACTCTCAAAATATCTTTATTGAAAAATATGATGATTGTCATATTGGAAAATTTTGCCTTGATTGTGGAAGTCCGAAAGCCAAATTTGCAAATGATATTGATAGTTACTTCAAAAAAGAGTTGACTGATTTTTCAAAGAAACTAAAAGGTAATATTTATGTTCAAATACTTGTAGACAGTATAGGAAATCAATGTGTAAAAAGCATACAAAGAGATGTAAATATAAGCACGGAAAACCTAAAGATTAGAGAAACAATTAATTCAATGCCTATTTGGCTTCCGTCAATTGACAAGAATAACAATGCAACAAATGCAACTGTATTCTTAAATTTTGAATTCAGAAAAGGAAAAGTAACTACAAAGTATCAAGATTTTTTTGATAACTCTTTTATGAAAAAAATCAAATCCGAGAAAACAGAATTAGAAATAACCAATTCCTTTAAAGGTTATAAAAATGACTTAACAGACAGTAATTTCAATATTTACAATAGTAAAAACTCAAAAATCAGACACAATTATTCCAGAGCAGTAACTATCGATAAAGAAGGAATTTTATGGTTAGGTACCGATAACGGACTTATTAAAATACAGGATAACAAAATGGAACTTTACAATTCAAAAAATTCTGCATTGAAAGCCACAAAATATAATAAAAATTTAACATCTACTATTAGACACGCAATGGTTGACAGTTTAAATAACAAGTGGTTTAGCGCAGGCTATAACACATATCTATTTGATAATCAAAACTGGACGGTCTTTGACTCGATAAATTCTCCCTTAGGTTGGATTAGAGGATTCCATGCTGATAATAAGAACAACGTTTGGGCTGCATCTGGAAAAGGTTTAGCAAAATATAAAAACAAAACTTGGACTGTTCTAAACAAAGAAAAAAGTAACCTACCGAGTAATCGAATTAGCGGAGTGTTTGTAGATAGTAAAGAAAGAATATGGGTTGGTACGTATGATGGAAATGCAATGATTGAAAATGGAGAAACCACTCAATTCAATAATTCAGGAACTCCACTTGACAATAATTCAATATTGAATGGATTTGAAGACAAAAAAGGAAACTTATGGTTTTCACTTCATAGCGAAGGAGATAAATATTCTGGTTTGGCAAAATTAACTACTGAAAATGAATGGAGTATTTTAAACATAAATAATTCAAAAATACCTTCAAATTCAATTTCTGACTTCGTGGTTGACGAAAAACGAAACATAATTTGGGTAGGTGTTTGGAAGGTTGGACTTGCCAAATATGATGGTAAAGATTGGTTTTTATATACTATTGAAAATTCAAAAATCCCAAGTGTTTA
This genomic stretch from Tenacibaculum sp. Bg11-29 harbors:
- a CDS encoding carboxypeptidase-like regulatory domain-containing protein — encoded protein: MFRKQGKIIDETGMGIPGVHVSVEGDPLAGTTTDIDGNYSLLVGSEATLNFSHLGKGIKTIAASAVPEVLKLDASFDMLDEVVLDVPPPKSYLGWKIFGGIAGTLLLVGLLSKNDEEKKEKNVKKVVL
- a CDS encoding transglycosylase SLT domain-containing protein, with product MEKLIYQDKVSASFISKLKLVADQLNVNPNWLMAIINFESAGTFSPSIKNPFGYVGLIQFGKSAAQRIGTTVEDLENMTAEQQLDYVYLYYKPYKRKIKNYIDLYLATLFPVAIGKPSNYVLQTRHLPAERVAKANPIFDINKDHKITVQEIETKLLKHIPGGWRKVFVKKKATC
- a CDS encoding ArdC family protein: MLESLIQQYNALDNTEVTRVFLTTFLKQLALVKNTTKEARFMHGKIQSILNEFTDDAFFIELSKKIKTIDVAELQGMGIPLYNRPVKDVTQGLNGKINAVDIYQMITDKMIALIEEATGHGYQKKWQETINEFMYPVNFVSKKAYRGINHALLTIFGMQSFENPYFLTFKQIEKLKGKIKKGSKGHEVIYFTKLFVFQQESPKLKIGTYDVKRFVSYINKHKSKIKHFQKGGSLDSFIYKSTVPLLRYYCVFNGSDIEGIDFKLDEYRKEFAKTAKEKITTAEAIVKAYPKPNPPLRHGGDNAYYTPTNDFVQMPKLNDFDTKEDYYRTLFHEFIHSTGHKKRLDRFVPGVSFGNAAYAKEELVAEFGAIFLSAEAGIMWRNNSNHAEYIKNWKSALKHLKEDNKLLFRASSQAQKATDFILQRDENGVPKYLHGLLKTVKKKVTRQKEVVGMNAPEIILDLPPIKEMILRLPPKQELLVATSSSKIATKLQQEEFKEATVQAPVNTVLSEVVAENKTPLLQQNNNVATKPQQVLHESKRGTTKQHKNVLSTSDINNMTFDTLPFTGEWANFMQEPAKTMKLAIWGKPKNGKTAGATKLANYLTNFGSILYNFADQGINKSTQDLWKLSGLHEKENAFLSEAREIKDLEKLCASGDYDFVFIDMINTYIHRTGMKPHEFEDRFIKKFPNISFILIFEVTKSGNFKGDQGWTHLTDALITVDSFVMHNQGRYGVGEYVVWEEGLRKVNPKKYKEYFGEEEEEKEIVIDL
- a CDS encoding two-component regulator propeller domain-containing protein; translated protein: MKNLLVITILLITTNLYSQNIFIEKYDDCHIGKFCLDCGSPKAKFANDIDSYFKKELTDFSKKLKGNIYVQILVDSIGNQCVKSIQRDVNISTENLKIRETINSMPIWLPSIDKNNNATNATVFLNFEFRKGKVTTKYQDFFDNSFMKKIKSEKTELEITNSFKGYKNDLTDSNFNIYNSKNSKIRHNYSRAVTIDKEGILWLGTDNGLIKIQDNKMELYNSKNSALKATKYNKNLTSTIRHAMVDSLNNKWFSAGYNTYLFDNQNWTVFDSINSPLGWIRGFHADNKNNVWAASGKGLAKYKNKTWTVLNKEKSNLPSNRISGVFVDSKERIWVGTYDGNAMIENGETTQFNNSGTPLDNNSILNGFEDKKGNLWFSLHSEGDKYSGLAKLTTENEWSILNINNSKIPSNSISDFVVDEKRNIIWVGVWKVGLAKYDGKDWFLYTIENSKIPSVYLSDLQLDKNGDLWIGTYSGLVKVNVE